A genomic window from Struthio camelus isolate bStrCam1 chromosome 2, bStrCam1.hap1, whole genome shotgun sequence includes:
- the GEM gene encoding GTP-binding protein GEM — translation MTLNNVTMRRTNNSGLQQQQRWSIPADGKHPLVQKDSNEYNAQKRYTISPDDYYRRSWSSESSDSVISSESSSNCYRVVLIGEHGVGKSSLANIFAGVHDSIDSDCEVLGEDTYERTLMVDGESATIILLDMWDNKREGEWIREHCMQVGDAYLIVYSITDRASFEKASELRIQLRRARQKEDIPIILVGNKSDLVRCREVSVAEGRACAVVFDCKFIETSAAVQHNVKELFEGIVRQVRLRRDSKEKNEKRLAYQKRRESIPKKARRFWGKIVAKNNKNMAFKLKSKSCHDLSVL, via the exons ATGACCCTCAACAATGTTACCATGCGTCGCACCAACAACAGtggcttgcagcagcagcagcgatggAGCATCCCTGCTGATGGAAAGCACCCGCTGGTCCAGAAGGACTCCAATGAATACAATGCACAGAAACGATACACCATCAGTCCTGACGATTACTACAGAAGGAGCTGGTCCTCGGAGTCGTCTGACTCCGTCATCTCCTCTGAATCCAGCAGCAATTGCTACCGGGTGGTGCTGATCGGGGAACACGGTGTAGGCAAGTCGTCGCTGGCCAACATCTTTGCAGGGGTACATGACAGCATTGACAGCGACTGTGAGGTGCTAGGAG aagacaCATATGAAAGAACCCTGATGGTGGATGGTGAAAGTGCAACCATTATACTGCTTGATATGTGGGATAATAAG CGCGAAGGCGAATGGATTCGAGAGCACTGCATGCAAGTGGGAGATGCATACTTGATTGTTTACTCCATCACAGACAGAGCAAGCTTTGAGAAGGCCTCTGAACTCAGAATACAGCTCCGTAGAGCACGCCAGAAAGAAGATATCCCCATTATTTTGGTTGGCAACAAAAGTGACCTTGTCAGATGCCGTGAAGTTTCAGTGGCAG AGGGCCGAGCGTGTGCTGTCGTGTTTGACTGCAAGTTCATCGAGACCTCGGCAGCCGTGCAGCACAATGTGAAAGAGCTGTTTGAAGGCATTGTGCGACAAGTCCGACTCAGGAGGGACAGcaaggaaaagaatgagaagcGGCTGGCTTACCAGAAACGAAGAGAGAGCATCCCCAAGAAAGCCAGGCGCTTCTGGGGCAAAATAGTTGCCAAGAACAACAAGAATATGGCCTTCAAACTCAAGTCCAAATCTTGCCATGACCTATCAGTACTTTAA